The following are encoded in a window of Anopheles gambiae chromosome X, idAnoGambNW_F1_1, whole genome shotgun sequence genomic DNA:
- the LOC1272405 gene encoding integrin beta-PS isoform X1 gives MLPRAGPMAAGALLLLVALVADTTLGQLSNYQLTTCPGKTTCSQCIQTTNCRWCTMPNFTHPRCHGQIEKYCPEEYTVDPSNTFQLVQGRELTKPSRRVLEGQSERESYYSSSHYQSSSSSSSSSSFQQSSYESESAAGSIVQISPQRVSLKLRLNEAFRFNVNYAQAEDYPVDLYYLMDLSKSMEDDKTILSTLGADLASEMRKITSNFKLGFGSFVDKVLMPYVSTVPKNLREPCPGCVAPYGYHNLMPLSTDANLFSQEVQRANVSGNLDAPEGGFDAIMQAIVCREQIGWREKARRLLLFSTDAGFHYAGDGKLGGVITPNDGECHLDHNGRYTHSTTQDYPSISQINLKVKQNAINVIFAVTAEELSVYEQLSRLVEGSSAAKLSNDSSNIVSLVRDQYNKISSSVEMKDNRTDNVIDVKYYSRCRNTNGALQQTNRCEGLKVGDVVTFEAHITLLKCPTDPRDWQQVLQIYPVGINESLTVDIEMLCSCPCEHPSDPEYRERADECSNAGTYKCGICECDGTYHGQRCECSAMESLLEPGMVDACRMSNASEECSGRGQCVCGVCVCERRPNPDELIDGRYCECDNFSCDRPGGLLCSGPDHGRCVCGQCECREGWTGPACDCRASNETCMPPGGGELCSGHGTCECGTCRCTVTEDGRYTGRYCEKCPTCAGRCNEFKHCVQCQQYKTGPLAEANECATNCTLFVPIPVEKVTIDEERNDNKCTFFDEDDCRFEFSYNDSDQDKVVVTAQENRECPPKVFMLGIVLAVIAVVVLIGMAVLLLWKVLTSIHDRREFARFEKERMMAKWDTGENPIYKQATTTFKNPTYAGK, from the exons ATGCTACCGAGAGCCGGCCCGATGGCCGCAGGCGCCCTGCTCCTGCTGGTCGCGCTGGTCGCCGACACGACCCTCGGCCAGCTGTCCAACTATCAGCTCACGACCTGCCCGGGCAAGACGACGTGCAGCCAGTGCATCCAGACGACCAACTGCCGCTGGTGCACGATGCCCAACTTTACGCACCCGCGGTGCCACGGCCAGATTGAAAAGTACTGCCCGGAGGAGTACACCGTCGATCCGAGCAACACGTTCCAGCTGGTGCAGGGGCGCGAGCTGACGAAACCGTCGCGCCGCGTGCTGGAGGGCCAGAGCGAGCGGGAATCGTACTACTCGTCCAGCCACTACcagtcctcctcctcctcgtcgtcctcgtcctcgttcCAGCAGTCGTCGTACGAGTCGGAGTCGGCCGCCGGCAGCATCGTGCAGATATCGCCGCAGCGCGTCAGCCTCAAGCTACGGCTGA ATGAAGCGTTCCGGTTCAACGTGAACTACGCGCAGGCCGAGGACTATCCGGTCGATCTCTACTACCTGATGGATCTGTCCAAATCGATGGAGGACGATAAGACGATCCTGTCCACGCTCGGGGCCGATCTCGCGTCCGAGATGCGCAAGATTACCAGCAACTTCAAGCTCGGCTTCGGCTCCTTCGTCGACAAGGTGCTGATGCCGTACGTCTCGACCGTGCCGAAGAA TTTGCGCGAGCCGTGCCCCGGTTGCGTGGCACCGTACGGCTACCATAACCTAATGCCGCTGAGCACGGATGCCAACCTGTTCTCC CAAGAGGTGCAGCGCGCGAACGTGTCCGGCAATCTGGACGCGCCGGAGGGTGGCTTCGACGCGATCATGCAGGCGATCGTGTGCCGGGAGCAGATCGGCTGGCGGGAGAAGGCccgccggctgctgctgttctcgaCCGACGCCGGCTTCCACTATGCCGGCGACGGCAAGCTCGGCGGCGTGATCACGCCGAACGATGGCGAGTGCCACCTGGACCATAACGGGCGGTACACGCACTCGACCACGCAGGACTACCCGAGCATTTCGCAGATCAACCTGAAGGTGAAGCAGAACGCGATCAACGTGATCTTTGCCGTGACGGCGGAGGAGCTGTCCGTGTACGAGCAGCTGTCCCGGCTGGTGGAGGGTTCGTCCGCCGCCAAGCTGTCGAACGATTCGTCCAACATTGTGTCGCTGGTGCGCGACCAGTACAAC AAAATTTCTTCCTCGGTCGAGATGAAGGACAACCGGACGGACAACGTGATCGACGTGAAGTACTACTCGCGCTGTCGCAACACGAACGGCGCCCTGCAGCAGACGAACCGGTGCGAGGGGCTGAAGGTGGGCGACGTGGTCACGTTCGAGGCGCACATTACGCTGCTCAAATGCCCGACCGATCCGCGCGACTGGCAGCAGGTGCTGCAGATCTACCCGGTCGGCATCAACGAGAGCCTGACGGTCGATATCGAGATGCTGTGCAGCTGCCCGTGCGAGCATCCGTCCGATCCGGAGTACCGCGAGCGGGCGGACGAGTGCAGCAACGCGGGCACGTACAAGTGCGGCATCTGCGAGTGCGACGGCACGTACCACGGCCAGCGGTGCGAGTGCTCCGCGATGGAGAGCCTGCTCGAGCCGGGCATGGTAGACGCGTGCCGGATGTCGAACGCGTCGGAGGAGTGCAGCGGGCGGGGCCAGTGCGTgtgcggtgtgtgcgtgtgcgagcGGCGCCCGAACCCGGACGAGCTGATCGACGGACGGTACTGCGAGTGCGACAACTTCTCGTGCGACCGGCCGGGCGGGCTGCTCTGCTCGGGCCCGGACCACGGCCGGTGCGTGTGCGGCCAGTGCGAGTGCCGGGAGGGGTGGACCGGGCCGGCCTGCGACTGTCGGGCGAGCAACGAGACGTGCATGCCGCCGGGCGGGGGCGAGCTCTGCTCCGGCCACGGGACGTGCGAGTGCGGCACCTGCCGGTGCACGGTGACGGAGGACGGCCGGTACACCGGGCGGTACTGCGAGAAGTGCCCGACCTGTGCCGGGcggtgcaacgagttcaagCACTGCGTGCAGTGCCAGCAGTACAAGACGGGACCGCTGGCGGAGGCGAACGAGTGCGCCACCAACTGCACGCTGTTCGTGCCGATACCGGTCGAGAAGGTGACGATCGACGAGGAGCGCAACGACAACAAGTGCACGTTCTTCGACGAGGACGACTGCCGGTTCGAGTTTTCCTACAACGACAGCGACCAGGACAAGGTGGTGGTGACCGCGCAGGAGAACCGCGAGTGCCCGCCGAAGGTGTTCATGCTCGGCATTGTGCTCGCCGTCATCGCGGTGGTCGTGCTGATCGGCatggcggtgctgctgctgtggaagGTGCTCACGTCCATTCACGACCGGCGCGAGTTTGCGCGGTTCGAGAAGGAGCGCATGATGGCAAAGTGGGACACG gGCGAAAATCCAATCTACAAGCAAGCGACAACGACGTTCAAAAATCCAACGTACGCCGGCAAGTGA
- the LOC1272402 gene encoding sorting nexin-29, with translation MVGMSSFGLNASTLESIVGGSRAAAGTDQEPERNHERQALLNELLATVRQCQQQYGGHAKLATEDDPLIGTLCDVWERVLSHGLRTAAWMPFNILEYFGPPEGGRPAVERPCFWDFASNHLTRDERERFCALQQVVTRRGRARALLRAFLNERALERYVLVWLGDGELLNTHYEPWAMLRHGECQSVLPNVAAGLGTVLFAIVIDRSELNRPVTGLAGQEQKPEPIIVTRRPVGPVRKVNAVQREILDDAVPRQLTPPSTSSRRTPLEGTDATAGGAAPREEVPYTVTEALGGWGAGEADGPDPGASASPAGTVDVAEDSMLNYSSASATTSSRSTTGSSLSGEGRGTEEDTGSEVAYRHRTRSGSPAPLLRPEPELPSTPAPSGRPYEKLQRRNQELEERCHLLESRVAALSLENYRLRALTRSNRLSVAFFSFSIPKAIQRAADGGRSRRPYHVYEIRITPSGVSGSTAGNESWCVYRRYNEFYRLHRRLQKQYPTVKKLDFPPKKKFGNLNADLVEQRRQRLQVYLNGLFVSTLPEVLSCSTRVQLEQTFPFLSDQTPVGPATPGGAA, from the exons ATGGTCGGCATGAGCAGCTTCGGGCTGAACGCGTCCACGCTGGAGAGCATTGTCGGGGGGAGCCGGGCCGCCGCGGGCACGGACCAGGAGCCCGAGCGCAACCACGAGCGGCAGGCCCTGCTGAACGAGCTGCTCGCGACGGTGCGCCAGTGCCAGCAGCAGTACGGTGGCCATGCGAAGCTCGCGACCGAGGACGACCCGCTGATCGGCACGCTGTGCGACGTGTGGGAGCGGGTGCTGTCGCACGGGCTGCGCACGGCCGCCTGGATGCCGTTCAACATCCTTGAGTACTTCGGGCCGCCGGAGGGCGGCCGGCCCGCGGTCGAGCGGCCCTGCTTCTGGGACTTTGCCTCGAACCATCTCACGCGGGACGAGCGCGAACGGTTCTGCGCCCTGCAGCAGGTGGTGACGCGGCGCGGCCGGGCCCGGGCCCTGCTGCGCGCCTTCCTCAACGAGCGCGCGCTCGAGCGGTACGTGCTCGTGTGGCTCGGCGACGGCGAGCTGCTCAACACACACTACGAACCGTGGGCGATGCTGCGGCACGGCGAGTGCCAATCGGTGCTGCCGAACGTGGCCGCCGGCCTCGGCACCGTCCTGTTCGCGATCGTGATCGATCGGAGCGAGCTCAACCGGCCCGTCACGGGGCTGGCCGGGCAGGAGCAGAAGCCGGAACCGATCATCGTCACCCGCCGGCCCGTCGGCCCGGTGCGCAAGGTGAATGCGGTGCAGCGGGAAATATTGGACGATGCGGTGCCGCGCCAGCTAACACCAccgagcaccagcagcaggcggACGCCGCTGGAAGGCACGGACGCTACTGCGGGTGGTGCCGCGCCACGGGAAGAAGTGCCATACACGGTGACGGAAGCGCTCGGCGGCTGGGGCGCGGGAGAAGCGGATGGGCCAGACCCGGGTGCCAGTGCATCGCCGGCCGGGACGGTCGATGTGGCGGAGGACAGCATGCTCAACTACTCGTCGGCCAGCGCCACCACCAGCTCCCGCTCGACCACGGGCAGTTCGCTCAGCGGAGAGGGACGGGGCACGGAGGAGGACACGGGCTCGGAGGTGGCGTACCGGCACCGGACCCGTTCCGGATCGCCGGCGCCGTTGCTGCGGCCAGAGCCCGAACTGCCCTCCACCCCTGCACCCTCGGGGCGGCCCTACGAGAAGCTGCAGCGAAGAAATCAAGAGCTGGAGGAGCGCTGCCATCTGCTGGAGTCGCGCGTCGCCGCACTGAGTCT CGAAAACTACCGCCTGCGTGCGCTCACGCGCTCCAACCGGCTGTCGGTGGCGTTCTTCAGCTTCAGCATTCCGAAAGCGATACAGCGGGCGGCGGACGGTGGACGGTCGCGCCGCCCCTACCATGTGTACGAGATCCGCATCACCCCGTCCGGCGTGAGCGGCTCGACGGCCGGCAACGAGAGCTGGTGCGTGTACCGGCGCTACAACGAGTTCTACCGGTTGCACCGCCGCCTGCAGAAACAGTACCCGACGGTCAAGAAGCTCGACTTTCCGCCGAAGAAAAAGTTTGGCAATCTG AATGCCGATCTCGTGGAGCAGCGGCGCCAGCGGCTACAGGTGTACTTGAACGGGTTGTTCGTGTCGACCCTGCCGGAGGTGCTGTCCTGCAGTACGCGCGTCCAGCTCGAGCAAACATTTCCATTTCTGAGCGACCAAACGCCTGTCGGGCCGGCCACCCCGGGCGGAGCGGCGTGA
- the LOC1272405 gene encoding integrin beta-PS isoform X2 translates to MLPRAGPMAAGALLLLVALVADTTLGQLSNYQLTTCPGKTTCSQCIQTTNCRWCTMPNFTHPRCHGQIEKYCPEEYTVDPSNTFQLVQGRELTKPSRRVLEGQSERESYYSSSHYQSSSSSSSSSSFQQSSYESESAAGSIVQISPQRVSLKLRLNEAFRFNVNYAQAEDYPVDLYYLMDLSKSMEDDKTILSTLGADLASEMRKITSNFKLGFGSFVDKVLMPYVSTVPKKLEHPCDGCNAPYGYLHHMSLSSDSNLFTQEVQRANVSGNLDAPEGGFDAIMQAIVCREQIGWREKARRLLLFSTDAGFHYAGDGKLGGVITPNDGECHLDHNGRYTHSTTQDYPSISQINLKVKQNAINVIFAVTAEELSVYEQLSRLVEGSSAAKLSNDSSNIVSLVRDQYNKISSSVEMKDNRTDNVIDVKYYSRCRNTNGALQQTNRCEGLKVGDVVTFEAHITLLKCPTDPRDWQQVLQIYPVGINESLTVDIEMLCSCPCEHPSDPEYRERADECSNAGTYKCGICECDGTYHGQRCECSAMESLLEPGMVDACRMSNASEECSGRGQCVCGVCVCERRPNPDELIDGRYCECDNFSCDRPGGLLCSGPDHGRCVCGQCECREGWTGPACDCRASNETCMPPGGGELCSGHGTCECGTCRCTVTEDGRYTGRYCEKCPTCAGRCNEFKHCVQCQQYKTGPLAEANECATNCTLFVPIPVEKVTIDEERNDNKCTFFDEDDCRFEFSYNDSDQDKVVVTAQENRECPPKVFMLGIVLAVIAVVVLIGMAVLLLWKVLTSIHDRREFARFEKERMMAKWDTGENPIYKQATTTFKNPTYAGK, encoded by the exons ATGCTACCGAGAGCCGGCCCGATGGCCGCAGGCGCCCTGCTCCTGCTGGTCGCGCTGGTCGCCGACACGACCCTCGGCCAGCTGTCCAACTATCAGCTCACGACCTGCCCGGGCAAGACGACGTGCAGCCAGTGCATCCAGACGACCAACTGCCGCTGGTGCACGATGCCCAACTTTACGCACCCGCGGTGCCACGGCCAGATTGAAAAGTACTGCCCGGAGGAGTACACCGTCGATCCGAGCAACACGTTCCAGCTGGTGCAGGGGCGCGAGCTGACGAAACCGTCGCGCCGCGTGCTGGAGGGCCAGAGCGAGCGGGAATCGTACTACTCGTCCAGCCACTACcagtcctcctcctcctcgtcgtcctcgtcctcgttcCAGCAGTCGTCGTACGAGTCGGAGTCGGCCGCCGGCAGCATCGTGCAGATATCGCCGCAGCGCGTCAGCCTCAAGCTACGGCTGA ATGAAGCGTTCCGGTTCAACGTGAACTACGCGCAGGCCGAGGACTATCCGGTCGATCTCTACTACCTGATGGATCTGTCCAAATCGATGGAGGACGATAAGACGATCCTGTCCACGCTCGGGGCCGATCTCGCGTCCGAGATGCGCAAGATTACCAGCAACTTCAAGCTCGGCTTCGGCTCCTTCGTCGACAAGGTGCTGATGCCGTACGTCTCGACCGTGCCGAAGAA ACTGGAACATCCGTGCGATGGATGCAATGCACCGTACGGCTACCTTCATCATATGTCGCTTAGCTCGGACTCCAACCTGTTCACC CAAGAGGTGCAGCGCGCGAACGTGTCCGGCAATCTGGACGCGCCGGAGGGTGGCTTCGACGCGATCATGCAGGCGATCGTGTGCCGGGAGCAGATCGGCTGGCGGGAGAAGGCccgccggctgctgctgttctcgaCCGACGCCGGCTTCCACTATGCCGGCGACGGCAAGCTCGGCGGCGTGATCACGCCGAACGATGGCGAGTGCCACCTGGACCATAACGGGCGGTACACGCACTCGACCACGCAGGACTACCCGAGCATTTCGCAGATCAACCTGAAGGTGAAGCAGAACGCGATCAACGTGATCTTTGCCGTGACGGCGGAGGAGCTGTCCGTGTACGAGCAGCTGTCCCGGCTGGTGGAGGGTTCGTCCGCCGCCAAGCTGTCGAACGATTCGTCCAACATTGTGTCGCTGGTGCGCGACCAGTACAAC AAAATTTCTTCCTCGGTCGAGATGAAGGACAACCGGACGGACAACGTGATCGACGTGAAGTACTACTCGCGCTGTCGCAACACGAACGGCGCCCTGCAGCAGACGAACCGGTGCGAGGGGCTGAAGGTGGGCGACGTGGTCACGTTCGAGGCGCACATTACGCTGCTCAAATGCCCGACCGATCCGCGCGACTGGCAGCAGGTGCTGCAGATCTACCCGGTCGGCATCAACGAGAGCCTGACGGTCGATATCGAGATGCTGTGCAGCTGCCCGTGCGAGCATCCGTCCGATCCGGAGTACCGCGAGCGGGCGGACGAGTGCAGCAACGCGGGCACGTACAAGTGCGGCATCTGCGAGTGCGACGGCACGTACCACGGCCAGCGGTGCGAGTGCTCCGCGATGGAGAGCCTGCTCGAGCCGGGCATGGTAGACGCGTGCCGGATGTCGAACGCGTCGGAGGAGTGCAGCGGGCGGGGCCAGTGCGTgtgcggtgtgtgcgtgtgcgagcGGCGCCCGAACCCGGACGAGCTGATCGACGGACGGTACTGCGAGTGCGACAACTTCTCGTGCGACCGGCCGGGCGGGCTGCTCTGCTCGGGCCCGGACCACGGCCGGTGCGTGTGCGGCCAGTGCGAGTGCCGGGAGGGGTGGACCGGGCCGGCCTGCGACTGTCGGGCGAGCAACGAGACGTGCATGCCGCCGGGCGGGGGCGAGCTCTGCTCCGGCCACGGGACGTGCGAGTGCGGCACCTGCCGGTGCACGGTGACGGAGGACGGCCGGTACACCGGGCGGTACTGCGAGAAGTGCCCGACCTGTGCCGGGcggtgcaacgagttcaagCACTGCGTGCAGTGCCAGCAGTACAAGACGGGACCGCTGGCGGAGGCGAACGAGTGCGCCACCAACTGCACGCTGTTCGTGCCGATACCGGTCGAGAAGGTGACGATCGACGAGGAGCGCAACGACAACAAGTGCACGTTCTTCGACGAGGACGACTGCCGGTTCGAGTTTTCCTACAACGACAGCGACCAGGACAAGGTGGTGGTGACCGCGCAGGAGAACCGCGAGTGCCCGCCGAAGGTGTTCATGCTCGGCATTGTGCTCGCCGTCATCGCGGTGGTCGTGCTGATCGGCatggcggtgctgctgctgtggaagGTGCTCACGTCCATTCACGACCGGCGCGAGTTTGCGCGGTTCGAGAAGGAGCGCATGATGGCAAAGTGGGACACG gGCGAAAATCCAATCTACAAGCAAGCGACAACGACGTTCAAAAATCCAACGTACGCCGGCAAGTGA